One genomic region from Jilunia laotingensis encodes:
- a CDS encoding DUF3823 domain-containing protein — protein MKNIRLYSLLCTLLLLTSCEIFKIDNYEEPSETLQGEVVDAATGEPILTDQGSEGIRVRLTELSWGDNVTHNPDFYCMPDGTFQNTKIFKGEYNVRVDGPFIPLVRENSEGVPLEDKSQTVNIEGVTKVKFEVQPFLKVEIVGDPMVSNGVIKAKVRVVRGVSEEEFREKIEPMGNYKDEYKNITDIQLFVSYSSTVGYRARDERWSSSIEYSGNSFNALLGEPVTIKSNGTIPSGRKVFVRAAARINYGTPEATGTRRWNYSEPMEVMIP, from the coding sequence ATGAAAAATATAAGATTGTATAGCTTATTATGCACACTGCTGTTATTAACATCGTGTGAGATATTCAAAATAGACAACTACGAGGAGCCCAGTGAGACATTGCAAGGCGAAGTTGTAGATGCAGCTACCGGTGAACCGATCTTGACCGATCAGGGAAGTGAAGGTATCCGTGTCCGTCTGACAGAACTCAGTTGGGGGGATAATGTGACTCATAATCCTGACTTCTATTGTATGCCAGACGGTACTTTCCAGAATACAAAAATCTTCAAAGGTGAATATAATGTACGCGTTGATGGCCCGTTCATCCCACTGGTAAGAGAAAACAGCGAAGGAGTGCCTCTCGAAGATAAATCACAGACAGTCAACATCGAAGGGGTCACTAAAGTAAAATTTGAAGTTCAGCCTTTCCTCAAAGTGGAAATCGTAGGCGACCCGATGGTAAGCAACGGTGTTATTAAAGCGAAAGTACGTGTCGTACGCGGAGTTTCGGAAGAAGAATTCCGTGAAAAGATCGAACCGATGGGTAACTACAAAGACGAATATAAGAATATTACAGACATTCAGCTGTTCGTAAGCTACTCTTCTACCGTAGGTTACAGGGCACGTGACGAACGCTGGTCAAGCAGCATCGAATACTCTGGAAATTCTTTCAATGCATTGCTGGGCGAACCTGTCACCATCAAATCGAACGGAACCATTCCTTCGGGACGTAAAGTATTTGTACGCGCAGCCGCACGTATCAACTATGGTACTCCTGAAGCCACAGGAACCAGAAGATGGAACTATAGTGAACCGATGGAAGTAATGATTCCATAA
- a CDS encoding alginate export family protein gives MKLTTVILTGLVFCSAATLSAQEKKNEFAIDAQLRTRAEYRNGALLPRLEGELPAFFINNRARFALGYKRERLQMKLAAQHVGVWGQDPQIDKNGRFILHEAWARLDLGKGTFAQLGRQPLVYDDERLLGSLDWNVAGRFHDALKLGYENKLHRVHLVLAFNQNNEGTKGTFYDIMNAQPYKAMQTAWYNGKWASNFDASLLFMNVGYETGTKDKGETKYMQTAGTYLTYTPGRWTLNGSAYYQFGKRKVDKEVKKVSAYMFGVKAAYKINDQWAVSVLTDYLSGDPTSDKVTTFDPLYGTHHKFYGGMDYFYASAYNKGLWDKQLSVDFKPDSRWALSLNYHHFSTTYDVEASFGDEGRSLGSEIDFQVDYVVMKDVKLTLGYSTMLGTKYMDVVKGGDHSSWQDWGWISLNINPRILFTKW, from the coding sequence ATGAAACTTACAACAGTTATTTTAACAGGATTAGTATTCTGCTCGGCTGCCACTCTTAGTGCGCAGGAGAAAAAGAATGAGTTTGCCATCGATGCACAGTTGAGGACTCGTGCCGAGTATCGCAACGGTGCGCTTCTGCCCCGGTTGGAAGGGGAGTTGCCCGCTTTCTTTATAAACAACCGTGCGCGTTTTGCACTGGGGTATAAGCGGGAGCGTTTACAGATGAAGCTGGCTGCACAGCATGTCGGTGTGTGGGGACAAGACCCGCAGATCGATAAAAACGGTCGCTTTATTCTCCATGAGGCTTGGGCAAGGCTGGACTTGGGGAAGGGAACGTTTGCCCAGTTGGGTCGCCAGCCGTTGGTCTATGATGACGAACGCCTGTTGGGTAGCCTTGACTGGAACGTTGCAGGACGTTTTCACGATGCTTTGAAACTGGGATATGAGAATAAGCTGCACCGGGTACATCTCGTTTTGGCTTTTAACCAGAACAATGAAGGTACGAAGGGTACTTTCTACGACATAATGAACGCACAGCCTTATAAAGCAATGCAAACGGCTTGGTACAACGGGAAATGGGCAAGTAACTTCGATGCTTCCCTGCTCTTTATGAATGTAGGTTATGAGACGGGAACCAAAGATAAAGGGGAAACGAAGTATATGCAGACTGCGGGTACGTACCTGACTTATACGCCCGGACGTTGGACTTTGAACGGAAGTGCGTACTATCAGTTCGGTAAACGGAAAGTGGATAAAGAGGTGAAGAAAGTTTCCGCTTATATGTTCGGTGTGAAAGCCGCTTATAAAATCAATGACCAATGGGCGGTGAGCGTGCTGACTGACTATCTGAGCGGTGATCCGACCAGCGACAAGGTTACGACTTTCGATCCGCTTTATGGTACTCATCATAAGTTTTATGGCGGCATGGATTACTTCTACGCATCGGCATATAACAAAGGATTGTGGGACAAGCAACTGAGCGTTGATTTTAAACCGGATTCCCGTTGGGCACTTTCGTTGAATTATCATCATTTCTCGACTACTTATGATGTAGAAGCTTCTTTTGGTGACGAAGGTCGTAGCCTCGGTTCGGAAATTGATTTTCAGGTGGATTATGTCGTAATGAAGGATGTGAAGCTGACATTGGGTTACTCCACTATGCTTGGAACAAAGTACATGGATGTAGTGAAGGGAGGTGATCATAGTTCCTGGCAGGACTGGGGATGGATCTCATTGAATATCAATCCACGTATTTTATTTACCAAATGGTAG
- a CDS encoding SusC/RagA family TonB-linked outer membrane protein — translation MKNFSKLQHGFSCMIMALLLALIPTEIFAQRSILVSGIVMDENNEPVIGGTVMVKNTTIGTTTDLEGHYSINAPDNSVIVFSYIGYKTVEEKVNGRTTINVTMQTDATALDEVVVVGYGTQRRGSITGAVAGVKGQDMIKTKNENPQNMLTGRIAGLRVWQKSSEPGTFNNTFDIRGMGSPLVVIDGIPRSVEEFQRLNAADIDDISVLKDASAAIYGVRAANGVVLVTTKKGSAGKTKFTYNGSYTFQKPSDMPTLADPYQTMTIYNEKSMNNINGGSIIYKESDFEAFRNGTRRTTDWNDLVFSNYAPQTQHDISISGGNERTTYYISMGYFYQEGIFRSGDLNYDKFNLRSNISTNIAKGIKFDLNINGISDERNTPYSSSVDIIRNYWKQGVLFPAYADPENTMLNYDGLDLEQNTIAMMTSDISGYKKYRQKYFQSSGAISVDFGEYTPVLKGLTAKAMVSYDYRMDNNESYRKEYYQYAYDENTQTYNQKLFNSSSPSRLHREFYDKSQVLGQFTLNYNRTFNSAHNVGAVIGWEVQKRQGDNFYATRDLAFSMPYLLAGVDEGQVGGMNSGNNDLYEHANEALIGRINYAYNDRYLLEAQFRYDGSSKFAKGHRWGFFPSVSAGWRISEESFFKECQALSFINQFKLRASYGVLGDDGSLEYDWAMGYTYPSTSGNAENGYYNQYSPGYIFGSEYIYGATPLALPNENITWFKSKTFDVGVDFEAWDGMLGISFDYFNRYRTGRFARRTGDLPTVVGATAPRENLDSDRQIGLELELSHRNRIGDVTYSLKGIATVTRQKYLTASEKGPWANSYDRWRNDNLTHRYQGVQFGYTSAGRYTSWEDIWSYNIYKDRDILPGDYKYEDWNGDGEINGQDEHPFAFDQTPWLNYSLNIGLEYKNFDFNMLLQGSALGSMEYKEPLYSIWGTNGGGTLEQYLDRWHPNDPTADPYDPATTWTSGHYGYTGRYPKSNSEFNRVSTAYLRLKSIEVGYTLPRISRMPNVSLRVYANAYNLLTFTGVKFVDPEHPDDDLGRMYPLNKTYTLGLSLSF, via the coding sequence ATGAAGAATTTTAGCAAGCTTCAACATGGATTCTCATGTATGATTATGGCACTGCTTCTGGCGCTGATTCCTACTGAGATCTTTGCACAGAGATCTATTCTCGTATCGGGAATAGTAATGGACGAAAACAATGAGCCTGTCATTGGAGGTACGGTTATGGTCAAAAACACAACGATCGGAACCACTACCGACTTAGAGGGTCATTATTCGATTAACGCACCGGATAACAGTGTTATCGTTTTCTCTTATATAGGATATAAAACCGTAGAAGAGAAAGTCAATGGCCGCACTACTATCAATGTGACTATGCAGACCGACGCAACAGCATTGGATGAGGTAGTAGTCGTAGGATACGGAACGCAACGCCGTGGTTCAATCACCGGTGCCGTAGCCGGTGTAAAAGGCCAGGATATGATTAAGACCAAGAATGAGAACCCGCAGAACATGCTAACAGGACGTATTGCCGGTCTTCGCGTATGGCAAAAAAGCTCGGAACCGGGTACTTTCAACAACACTTTCGATATTCGTGGTATGGGTAGCCCGCTCGTAGTAATCGACGGAATTCCTCGTAGCGTGGAAGAGTTTCAACGCTTGAACGCTGCAGATATCGATGACATTTCTGTATTGAAAGACGCTTCGGCAGCCATCTATGGTGTACGTGCCGCTAACGGTGTTGTATTGGTAACCACCAAAAAAGGTAGCGCTGGAAAGACTAAATTCACTTACAACGGTTCTTACACCTTCCAAAAGCCGTCGGACATGCCTACTTTGGCCGATCCTTACCAGACCATGACTATCTACAATGAGAAGTCAATGAACAACATCAATGGAGGTTCTATCATTTATAAAGAATCAGATTTTGAAGCTTTCCGCAACGGTACCCGTCGTACAACCGACTGGAACGATTTGGTTTTCTCCAATTATGCACCCCAGACACAACATGACATCAGTATCTCCGGTGGTAACGAAAGAACAACCTACTATATTAGTATGGGCTACTTCTATCAAGAAGGTATCTTCCGTTCTGGCGACCTTAATTATGACAAGTTCAACCTTCGGTCGAACATCAGCACCAACATTGCCAAAGGTATTAAGTTCGATCTTAATATCAACGGTATCTCAGACGAACGCAATACTCCGTACTCAAGTTCAGTCGATATTATCCGTAACTACTGGAAACAAGGAGTGCTTTTCCCGGCTTATGCCGATCCTGAAAACACCATGCTGAATTATGATGGTCTTGACCTGGAGCAGAATACAATTGCCATGATGACTTCTGATATCTCTGGTTACAAAAAGTATCGCCAGAAATATTTCCAATCGTCGGGAGCCATCTCGGTAGACTTCGGTGAGTACACACCTGTATTAAAAGGTCTGACTGCAAAAGCAATGGTAAGTTATGACTACCGTATGGATAACAACGAAAGCTACCGGAAAGAGTATTATCAGTATGCTTATGATGAAAATACTCAGACCTACAACCAAAAACTGTTCAACAGTAGCTCACCTAGCCGCCTTCACCGTGAATTCTACGATAAATCGCAGGTATTGGGACAATTCACATTGAACTACAACCGTACATTCAACAGTGCGCACAACGTAGGTGCCGTGATCGGTTGGGAAGTCCAGAAACGCCAAGGTGACAACTTCTATGCTACTCGCGACCTGGCATTCTCTATGCCTTATCTGCTGGCCGGTGTGGATGAAGGCCAAGTGGGCGGTATGAACAGTGGCAACAATGACCTTTACGAACATGCCAACGAAGCATTGATCGGACGTATCAACTATGCCTATAACGATCGTTACCTGTTGGAAGCACAGTTCAGATATGACGGATCTTCCAAGTTTGCCAAAGGACACAGATGGGGCTTCTTCCCTTCCGTATCAGCAGGTTGGAGAATCTCAGAAGAATCCTTCTTCAAAGAATGCCAGGCATTGAGCTTCATCAATCAGTTCAAACTTCGTGCAAGTTACGGTGTTTTGGGTGATGACGGCAGCTTGGAGTATGACTGGGCTATGGGATATACTTATCCTTCTACAAGTGGTAATGCAGAAAACGGTTATTATAACCAATATTCTCCCGGCTACATTTTTGGCAGTGAGTATATATATGGTGCAACTCCGCTGGCATTGCCCAATGAGAACATTACTTGGTTCAAATCCAAAACATTCGATGTCGGTGTTGACTTTGAGGCATGGGACGGAATGTTAGGCATTTCATTCGACTACTTCAACCGCTACCGTACCGGACGTTTTGCACGCCGCACAGGAGATCTTCCTACAGTAGTAGGTGCAACTGCTCCCCGTGAGAATTTGGATAGCGACCGTCAGATAGGTCTTGAACTTGAGTTATCTCACAGAAACAGAATCGGTGACGTTACTTACAGCTTGAAAGGTATCGCTACAGTTACCCGTCAGAAATACCTTACCGCTTCGGAAAAAGGTCCTTGGGCAAACTCATACGACAGATGGCGCAATGACAACCTGACACATCGTTATCAGGGAGTTCAGTTCGGTTATACATCGGCAGGACGCTATACCAGTTGGGAAGACATTTGGTCATATAACATCTACAAAGACAGAGACATCCTCCCGGGCGATTATAAATATGAAGACTGGAATGGTGACGGTGAGATCAACGGACAAGATGAACATCCGTTTGCATTCGACCAGACTCCGTGGTTAAACTATAGTTTGAATATCGGGCTGGAATACAAAAACTTCGATTTCAATATGCTTCTCCAAGGTTCGGCATTAGGTTCTATGGAATATAAAGAACCTTTGTACTCAATTTGGGGTACTAATGGTGGAGGTACGCTTGAACAATATCTCGACCGCTGGCATCCGAACGATCCGACAGCAGATCCTTATGATCCTGCTACCACATGGACATCGGGTCATTACGGATACACAGGACGTTATCCGAAAAGCAACTCCGAATTTAACCGCGTAAGCACCGCTTATCTGCGTCTTAAGAGCATAGAAGTCGGTTATACATTGCCACGTATCAGCAGAATGCCCAACGTTAGCCTGCGCGTATATGCCAATGCTTATAACCTGTTAACCTTTACCGGTGTGAAGTTTGTAGACCCGGAACATCCTGATGATGATTTAGGACGTATGTATCCTTTGAACAAGACCTATACATTGGGATTATCCCTGTCTTTCTAA
- a CDS encoding RagB/SusD family nutrient uptake outer membrane protein, translated as MKNKIISAILCMTLATSCVDLDIAPKNIVTSENLLTSESGMDIYMARMYSNMPFEDFKYQSQWGIKFDGWLSATGIDGSGEALNRDGICKSFTGEDEPYWGKAFTLLRDANYLIENLPVYGTSFPEITYNHYLGEAYYVRATVFYAMARRFGGIPLVTRVIEYPASSDKLEVPRSSEEETWDQILADYDKAASLMQPKSPKSGYSNKYVALAFKSQAMLYAGCVAKYNETVTGRLTGLGKKTGVRVMGFAEDRWEAASKKYFTEAYKAASEVIKDGGYSLYKKKWAANDKDAQYQNMVDMFTDLTSPENIYVKEYVYPTSTHAYDAYNAPFIFRSPLASGVCPTADFVELFDGFEHYPDGTLKVTTGNSNTEGDYLLYDSPLDYYKNAEPRLRAYVIFPGDVFKGKEIEIRGGVYTGSTPIRPLFDDYSYNTAETRYQNLDAYKGKPKTLYLSPREGSNQEMVPVDGGEMTAAGANGPFYDNGEGCLTGLYGRKWLNSDPSFTAKEGNSAQPFILMRYAEVLLSAAEAAVELSLAGVPSPDGTDMLEVATNAVNDVRERAGAELLTGKLTGTIDSRNIVRKERRKELAFEHKSKWDLRRWRVNHYEGRDGFWGENRDKTAYSNNERYRFRGIYPFYSTEAKKYFFDVHYQWISLKTFSYSIIDYYFEIPTGEVSKSSVIDQQPNR; from the coding sequence ATGAAAAATAAAATAATATCCGCTATACTATGCATGACCCTCGCCACTTCATGTGTTGATTTGGATATTGCCCCAAAGAATATCGTTACATCCGAGAACCTTCTTACGAGTGAATCGGGTATGGACATATACATGGCGAGAATGTATAGTAATATGCCTTTTGAAGATTTCAAATACCAAAGCCAATGGGGTATCAAATTTGACGGTTGGTTGTCCGCAACAGGTATCGATGGTTCCGGTGAAGCGCTGAATCGTGACGGTATATGCAAATCGTTTACAGGAGAAGATGAACCATATTGGGGAAAAGCATTCACTTTGCTTCGTGATGCAAACTACCTGATTGAAAACCTACCTGTGTATGGCACTTCATTCCCGGAGATTACTTATAATCATTATTTGGGAGAAGCTTATTATGTACGTGCTACCGTATTCTATGCTATGGCTCGTCGTTTCGGTGGTATTCCATTGGTAACACGCGTCATTGAATATCCCGCTTCATCAGACAAGCTGGAGGTTCCACGTTCCAGTGAAGAGGAAACATGGGATCAGATTCTTGCCGACTACGACAAAGCTGCATCCCTGATGCAACCTAAAAGTCCTAAAAGCGGTTACTCTAATAAATACGTAGCATTGGCTTTCAAATCACAAGCCATGTTATACGCTGGATGCGTTGCAAAATACAATGAAACAGTTACAGGACGTTTGACCGGTTTAGGAAAGAAGACAGGCGTTCGCGTCATGGGATTTGCCGAAGACAGATGGGAAGCTGCTTCCAAGAAGTATTTCACAGAAGCCTATAAAGCTGCTTCGGAAGTAATCAAAGACGGTGGTTATTCATTGTACAAAAAGAAATGGGCTGCCAATGATAAAGATGCTCAATACCAGAACATGGTGGATATGTTCACCGACTTGACCAGTCCGGAGAACATCTATGTCAAAGAATATGTTTATCCTACCAGTACTCACGCCTATGATGCTTACAACGCTCCGTTCATTTTCAGATCGCCACTCGCATCAGGAGTTTGTCCTACGGCCGACTTCGTAGAACTCTTCGATGGATTCGAACATTATCCTGACGGTACTTTGAAAGTCACTACAGGTAACTCCAACACAGAAGGCGATTATCTGCTATACGATTCTCCACTCGATTACTATAAGAATGCAGAACCTCGCTTGAGAGCTTACGTAATATTCCCTGGAGATGTATTCAAAGGTAAAGAGATTGAAATCCGCGGTGGTGTGTATACCGGTTCTACCCCTATCCGACCACTTTTCGATGATTACTCTTACAACACAGCGGAAACCCGTTACCAGAACTTGGACGCTTACAAAGGAAAGCCTAAAACTCTTTATTTAAGTCCGAGAGAAGGCTCCAATCAGGAAATGGTTCCCGTAGATGGAGGTGAAATGACTGCTGCCGGTGCTAACGGTCCGTTCTATGACAACGGTGAAGGATGTCTGACAGGTCTTTATGGACGTAAATGGTTAAATTCCGATCCTTCGTTTACAGCAAAAGAAGGTAACTCGGCACAGCCTTTCATCCTGATGCGCTATGCAGAAGTATTACTTTCAGCTGCCGAAGCTGCCGTTGAACTTTCATTGGCAGGCGTACCATCACCTGACGGAACAGATATGCTTGAAGTAGCAACAAATGCTGTAAACGATGTTCGTGAAAGAGCCGGTGCCGAGCTTCTTACCGGTAAGCTGACAGGTACGATAGACAGCAGAAACATCGTTCGTAAAGAGCGTCGTAAAGAGTTAGCCTTCGAGCATAAATCCAAATGGGACTTACGTCGTTGGAGAGTAAACCACTACGAAGGACGTGACGGATTCTGGGGTGAAAACCGCGATAAGACTGCTTATAGCAACAATGAACGTTATCGTTTCCGTGGAATCTATCCTTTCTACTCAACAGAGGCAAAGAAGTATTTCTTTGATGTACATTATCAATGGATCAGTCTGAAAACATTCAGTTACTCGATTATTGACTACTATTTCGAGATACCTACCGGAGAAGTTTCAAAGAGTTCGGTGATCGATCAGCAGCCTAACAGATAA
- a CDS encoding GH92 family glycosyl hydrolase, translating to MLFALSAWAYEATTPVDYVSTLVGSQSKHELSTGNTYPAIARPWGMNFWTPQTGKMGNGWAYTYDADKIRGLKQTHQPSPWINDYGQFAIMPVTTGAVFDEEKRASWFSHKAEVATPYYYSVYLADHDVTAEVTPTERAAILRLTYPEMDRAYFVVDAFDNGSYVKIEPEKNRIVGYTTKNNGGVPDNFKNWFVIESDTPFEYVATVADNEQKEGRLESKTNHAGALVGFKTSRGQQVQLKVASSFISLEQAEVNLKEVANRSFEQIKQEGKNRWNEVLGRIEIEDNNTDHLRTFYSCLYRSVLFPRDLSEITADGKRVHYSPFNGKVCDGYLFTDTGFWDTFRSLFPLLNLMYPEMNQKMQEGLVNTYLESGFLPEWASPGHRDCMVGNNSASVVADAWIKGVRNHDIEKLWEAVVHGTSARHPEVRSTGRWGWEYYNKLGYVPYNVDIKENAARTLEYAYNDWCIYTLGKALGKPEKQIAIYKKRAMNYKNLYDKEVGWMRGKNEDGTFQSPFNPLKWGDAFTEGNSLHYSWSVFHDPAGLVELMNGRNEFTAKLDTIFNIPPHFDDSYYGFPIHEIREMQIMNMGNYAHGNQPIQHMIYMYNWSNEPWKSQYWIREVMNKLYNAAPDGYCGDEDNGQTSAWYVFSALGFYPVCPGTDQYILGTPYFKKVKVNLSNGNTITIEAPANSKENRYISDMTVNGKDYTKRYLTHDDLVKGASIRFNLSNQPNKNRSTEETDYPYSFSNDLKKKKK from the coding sequence ATGTTGTTTGCTCTATCTGCTTGGGCGTATGAAGCAACAACACCGGTCGACTATGTAAGTACCTTAGTCGGCTCACAGTCGAAACACGAACTTTCTACCGGAAACACCTACCCCGCCATCGCCCGTCCATGGGGAATGAACTTTTGGACGCCACAAACAGGAAAGATGGGCAACGGATGGGCATATACATATGATGCAGACAAGATAAGAGGACTGAAACAAACCCATCAGCCCAGTCCGTGGATCAATGATTACGGACAGTTTGCCATCATGCCCGTTACCACAGGTGCCGTGTTCGATGAAGAGAAACGTGCCAGTTGGTTTTCCCATAAAGCGGAAGTTGCCACCCCCTATTATTACAGCGTTTATCTGGCAGATCATGATGTGACGGCCGAAGTCACGCCCACCGAACGTGCGGCAATCCTTCGTCTCACCTATCCCGAAATGGATAGAGCCTACTTTGTGGTCGATGCTTTCGACAACGGTTCATACGTGAAGATTGAACCAGAGAAAAACCGGATTGTAGGATATACCACCAAGAATAACGGGGGTGTGCCTGACAATTTCAAAAACTGGTTTGTAATCGAATCAGACACCCCATTTGAATATGTTGCAACCGTAGCGGACAATGAACAAAAAGAAGGCCGTTTGGAATCAAAAACCAACCATGCCGGTGCGCTTGTCGGATTCAAGACATCCAGAGGACAGCAAGTCCAACTCAAAGTTGCGTCTTCATTCATCTCTTTGGAGCAGGCGGAAGTGAATTTGAAAGAAGTAGCCAACCGTTCTTTTGAACAAATCAAACAAGAGGGGAAAAATCGTTGGAATGAAGTTCTGGGACGGATAGAAATAGAGGACAATAACACGGATCATCTACGTACTTTCTACTCATGCTTGTACCGGTCAGTATTGTTCCCACGCGATCTTTCAGAAATCACAGCCGATGGTAAAAGAGTACATTACAGCCCGTTCAACGGAAAGGTTTGTGATGGCTATCTGTTTACCGATACCGGATTTTGGGATACTTTCCGTTCCTTGTTCCCATTGTTGAACCTGATGTATCCGGAAATGAACCAAAAGATGCAGGAAGGTCTGGTCAATACTTATCTGGAAAGTGGCTTTTTGCCGGAATGGGCAAGCCCGGGACATCGGGACTGCATGGTTGGAAACAACTCTGCTTCTGTTGTTGCCGATGCATGGATCAAAGGTGTGCGCAACCACGATATTGAAAAGCTCTGGGAAGCAGTCGTCCACGGAACCAGTGCCCGTCATCCGGAAGTAAGGTCAACCGGACGTTGGGGATGGGAATATTACAACAAACTGGGCTATGTTCCTTACAATGTCGACATCAAAGAAAATGCAGCCAGAACACTGGAATATGCCTACAACGACTGGTGTATTTACACCTTAGGCAAAGCACTGGGAAAGCCCGAAAAGCAGATTGCCATCTACAAGAAAAGAGCGATGAACTACAAGAACCTGTACGATAAAGAAGTAGGATGGATGAGAGGAAAGAATGAAGACGGTACTTTCCAGTCTCCCTTCAATCCGCTGAAATGGGGCGATGCATTCACAGAAGGCAACAGTCTGCATTATTCTTGGTCGGTATTCCACGATCCTGCGGGACTTGTCGAACTGATGAACGGACGCAATGAGTTCACTGCAAAACTGGATACCATCTTTAATATTCCTCCCCACTTCGATGACAGCTACTATGGATTCCCTATCCATGAAATCCGTGAAATGCAGATCATGAATATGGGTAACTACGCTCATGGAAACCAGCCTATACAACACATGATCTACATGTACAACTGGAGCAATGAACCGTGGAAGTCGCAATACTGGATTCGCGAAGTGATGAACAAGCTCTATAACGCAGCTCCCGATGGATATTGCGGTGACGAAGACAACGGTCAGACTTCGGCATGGTATGTATTTTCCGCTTTAGGATTCTATCCGGTTTGTCCCGGTACGGATCAGTACATTTTGGGTACGCCTTACTTCAAAAAGGTGAAAGTAAACTTGTCAAATGGGAATACGATTACCATTGAAGCACCTGCAAACAGCAAGGAGAATCGCTACATCTCAGATATGACGGTGAATGGAAAAGATTACACCAAACGGTATCTGACACACGATGATTTAGTGAAGGGTGCTTCTATCAGATTCAATCTGAGCAATCAGCCCAATAAGAACCGTAGTACGGAGGAGACAGATTATCCGTATTCGTTCTCGAACGATCTTAAAAAGAAAAAGAAATAA
- a CDS encoding Crp/Fnr family transcriptional regulator, whose protein sequence is MVQIDFSDDYKHILLQIPLFRDLDANVKKRLLDELQITLYEVPRKEVVLQQDTRCNHLYILLKGELEVDIIDVAGNLVKVEEILAPRAFATPHLFGENNTLPATFTTSKDSVLLMATRNSVFSLISSVPELLHRFLCVTGNCNKCTVTRLRILSYKNLRSRFVYYLMEHRTSPNVVILEHNQVQLAEYLGVTRPALSKEINKMIKEGLITIDKREAKLLDTKALKEYV, encoded by the coding sequence GTGGTACAGATTGACTTTTCGGATGATTATAAACATATTTTGTTGCAGATACCTCTTTTTCGGGATCTGGATGCAAATGTAAAGAAACGTCTTCTGGACGAATTGCAGATTACATTGTATGAAGTGCCCCGCAAAGAGGTGGTGCTGCAACAGGATACACGTTGTAATCATTTATATATTCTTCTGAAAGGAGAACTGGAAGTTGACATCATCGACGTAGCCGGCAATCTGGTCAAGGTGGAAGAGATTCTTGCACCGCGTGCTTTTGCCACTCCCCATCTTTTTGGTGAGAACAATACGCTTCCCGCTACTTTTACCACCAGCAAAGATTCTGTTCTGCTGATGGCTACCCGCAATTCTGTTTTTAGCCTGATCAGTTCCGTACCGGAATTGCTTCATCGCTTTTTGTGTGTCACCGGGAATTGCAATAAATGTACCGTCACCCGTTTGCGTATCCTCTCCTACAAGAATCTTCGTAGCCGGTTTGTGTACTATCTGATGGAGCATAGGACTTCTCCCAATGTGGTAATACTGGAACACAATCAGGTTCAGTTGGCTGAATATCTTGGAGTGACTAGACCAGCTTTGTCGAAAGAGATTAATAAAATGATCAAGGAAGGACTTATCACAATTGATAAACGGGAAGCGAAACTACTGGATACGAAGGCATTGAAGGAGTATGTTTAG